One Vigna unguiculata cultivar IT97K-499-35 chromosome 11, ASM411807v1, whole genome shotgun sequence DNA window includes the following coding sequences:
- the LOC114168449 gene encoding cilia- and flagella-associated protein 20 codes for MFKNTFQSGFLSILYSLGSKPLQIWDKEVVNGHIKRPQDEDIQSNVLEIIGSNIQSTYITCPADPAATLGIKLPFLVMIVKNLKKYFTFEIQVLDDKNVRRRFRASNFQAVTRVKPYICTMPLRMDDGWNQIQFNLADFTKRAYGTNYVETLRVQVHANCRLRRIYFSDRLYSEEELPPEFKLYLPMQKS; via the exons ATGTTCAAGAATACATTCCAATCTGGATTTCTTTCCATATTATACAGTCTTGG gaGTAAACCACTGCAGATATGGGACAAAGAAG TTGTGAATGGTCATATTAAACGACCTCAGGATGAAGACATTCAATCCAATGTACTGGAAATAATCGGATCAAATATTCAGTCCACATACATTACATGCCCAGCTGACCCAGCTGCAACACTTGGTATAAAACTTCCATTCTTGGTTATGATTGTCAAGAATCTAAAGAAGTATTTCACATTTGAGATTCAAGTTTTGGATGATAAGAATGTCAGACGACGATTTCGAGCTTCAAATTTTCAA GCTGTCACTCGAGTAAAGCCGTACATTTGCACCATGCCACTGAGAATGGATGACGGGTGGAATCAAATACAATTTAACCTGGCTGATTTTACCAAGAGAGCATATGGTACTAATTATGTGGAGACACTGCGAGTTCAGGTTCATGCAAACTGTCGCCTGAGAAGGATATACTTCTCTGATCGCCTCTACTCTGAAGAAGAACTCCCTCCTGAGTTCAAATTGTACCTTCCAATGCAG AAATCATGA